ATGACACATTTGTGTACAAGAggtgtgctgaccaagtgattaggagatgcGTGGAGGGTCTCGAAGCCCAACAAATTTTGGAGAAGTGTCATTCTTCACCATATGGTGGACACTTTGGAGCGTCaagaacagcagctaaggtattgcaatctggtttctattggcctagtttgtttaaagatagctataccttagtaaaaatcatgtgatagatgccagaggttaggaaacatctctaggcgtcacgaattacCACTGACAAATGTTTTGGAGGTGGAAATTTTTGATGtttggggcatagatttcatgggaccctttcccccttcttttggtAATTCTTATATTCTATtagctgttgattatgtgtcgaaatgggtggaaaCAATCGCCACCAATACTAACGACTCTCATGTTGTAGTAAAATTTGTGCATAAGAACATCTTCAccaggtttggaacaccgagagccatcataagtgacgaaggtacgcatttttgcaatagaattttcaactcacttttggctaaatacaatgtgaagcacaaggtggcactagcatatcatcctcaatcgaatggacaagctgaagtatccaaccgggaaatcaAGCAAATTCTGGAAAAGACTGTCAACACCAACCGGAGGAATTGGGCtatgaagttggatgatgcgttatgggcttatcggaccgcattcaagacgcctattgggatgtctccctataggctaGTTTTTGGGAAAACATGCCACCTGCTACTAGAAATGGAGCACCGAGCATTTTGGGCAGTTAAAAAGTTGAACTTCGACCTGAAAGCTTATGGCGATGTCAGAAAACTGCAGTTAATTGAGATGGATGAATTCCGAAATGACGCTTATGAAAATGCCAAGATCTACAAGGAGCAAACTAGGAAGTGGCACGACAAATTCATTGTCCGAAGGGAGCtcaaaccaggacaacaagtaTTACTATTCAACTCTCGTCTGAAATTGTTTCCTGGTAAGCTGAAATCACGTTGGTCAGGGCCATTCGTAGTGAAAACAGTATATCCTCATGGGGCTACCGAGTTTAAGTGCAGTGATGGACGAACTTTCAAGGTCAATGGACAGCGGGTTAAAGTATACTATGGAAATGAAGTGAGGAATATTGACAATCTTAGTCTGGGTGAACCCAATCTTAGTCTGGGTGAACCCAATTAAACCAAGTGCTGCGTGGGAGGCAATCCACGATTAATTCTCgcatttattttgtttattttatttaataacttttattttattttatctttatttcttgattttaattattttcattCGCGTATTAATTTGAATCGTTTTATTTTTGCAggttattaatataaaaaataggtGAAAATACAGATGCAAGCGCGCCCCAGCACGAATTCTCGCGCGGCAGCGCACCCAGAACTAAGAGCAGGCACAGCACCATGCGCGCGGTCGCGCCATTTCGCGCGCTACCGCGTGCACTCCATTATTGTCGCAAGAACAGAAGGGCGCGCGCGGACTACCCACATCTCGCGCGACCGCGCGGCCTCAATAATTGAAGAAGAAACAGTGGATCGCGCGCGGCTGCGCCATATAACGTGCGCTGGCGCGCACTCAATTATTGGCACGTATCCAGAAGCTCGCGCGCGGCCGCTTCACAtctcgcgcgaccgcgcgcgCCGCGTCCCTACCCCCGATTTAAAACCCTATCTCATGATTTAAACACACACATCTCCTCCCCCCAACACAGCCGCCTCCCTCAAATCCTCTCCATCACTCTCCTCTAAAAAATCCTCTCCTCCACAAATCCAACACTCAACCTTGCCAAAATTTCTCCCAAACTCCTACAATACACCACCTCCCTCAACAAACACTCACCCAACCACCAACAGCAACCGCCGATGCACATCCAGCAGCACGCCGCCGCCGTCACCGAACCTCACCGCCGCCTCTAGCTACCACCGAGCGCCATCTCCGGTTAATTATCTACACTCAAGGTTACCGTTTCTTctatattattattgtttgagATAATTTTCAGTTTTCAAGCAATTGTTCGTGGGTTTGTGCTCTATATTTGTTAATTATTGGTGtggacaaaaaattgaaaattatgCCGCCGAGAAAAAGATCAAAGGATGGGGCTTCCTCGTCTCGTTCCTACGATGCTCACAAATTTTGGAATGAGAAAGCCTTTCGGGTATATGAGAGCACTATGTCTCGATCTTTAATCAAGGAAAGAGGGATAGATATGAGCGACCTTGAATGCGATATAATCGAGGAAGTTGTGCGAAGGGGATGGGTAGATATTTCACAGTCTCCGCCAGACCCCGTGATATCCGTAGTCCGTGAATTTTATGCGAATTTGGGAATCAAACATGAGGAGTACGGAGTTTTGGTGCGAGGGCAACTCGTCTATTTTGATTCGGCCACCATTAATTCAATCTACAATCTGTCGGATTTTGAAAATGACAGGTACACTGAGTTGATCACTGGGATGTGAACTACGATGAGATTATCAGGACCTTATGCATCG
This Primulina eburnea isolate SZY01 chromosome 2, ASM2296580v1, whole genome shotgun sequence DNA region includes the following protein-coding sequences:
- the LOC140824251 gene encoding uncharacterized protein — its product is MKEVVKNEVLKLLNAGVIYAISDSNWVSPVQVVPKKGGITVVKNENDELISTRTVTGWRRCMMAIFADMVEEIMEVFMDDFSAFEKIKMALVIAPIMIVPDWKEPFELMCVASDYAVGAVLGQRRDKMFRAIYYASRTMDAAQQNYTTTEKEMLAVVFAFDKFRPYLIGTKDKKGSENRVADHLSRLELEEKKEEGAIQETFPDEQLFEVNTVIPWFADIASFLSCGTLPPELSYHQKKKFVYDIKFYYWDDTFVYKRCADQVIRRCVEGLEAQQILEKCHSSPYGGHFGASRTAAKVEIFDVWGIDFMGPFPPSFGNSYILLAVDYVSKWVETIATNTNDSHVVVKFVHKNIFTRLVFGKTCHLLLEMEHRAFWAVKKLNFDLKAYGDVRKLQLIEMDEFRNDAYENAKIYKEQTRKWHDKFIVRRELKPGQQVLLFNSRLKLFPGKLKSRWSGPFVVKTVYPHGATEFKCSDGRTFKVNGQRVKVYYGNEVRNIDNLSLGEPNLSLGEPN